The sequence CACCAGCCCGATCACCGGCAGCAGCGTCACCAAGTACCAGCCCCAGCCCACGGGCAGCCACGGTTGCCGGCGCGCCCACCACACCGCCGCCGCCGTCGCCGCCAGCAACGCCGCGCCGGCGGCCACCGCCGGCCCGGCGTCGAACGCGCGCGGCAGCGGATAGAACACCGCCAGGTTGGTCGGCCAGAACAGTTCACCGATGTAACGGACGTACGCCAACGCGCTGTTAACCAGCCGTTCGGGCAGCGTCAGCATCCGCAGCGGCACCATCGCCGAGCGCTGCGCCAGCAGGGTCACGATCCCCGACGCCAGCGCCAGTGCCGCGAACGGCGCCTTCTCCAGCAGCCGTCGGCCCGCTTCCCGCCGCGTCTCCGGCGGGGGGATGCGGCCGGTCCACGCCGGCAGCCGCGCCAGCGGCCATCCGTCCAGCAGCAGCAGCACCACCGGCACGCTCACCAGCATCGGCTTGGCCATCAGCCCCAGCGCGAACAAGGCCAGGCTCAGCCGGTACAGCCCCGCCCGCCCGGTCCGGGCCCAACCGGCGTACGCCGCCAGCGTCAGAAAGTAGAAGGCGGTGCTCAGCACGTCCTTGCGCTCCGCCACCCAGGCCACCGATTCCACGTGCGTCGGGTGCAGGGCGAACAGCGCCGCCACCAGCGCGCTCCGGCCAACGCAGCCGGTGAGCGCGCGCAGCAGGCCGAACAGCAGCAGCGTGTTGAGCAGGTGCAGCGCCAGGTTGCTCAGGTGGTGGCCGCCCGCCCAGAGACCGAACAGCTCCACGTCCAGCATGTGGGCGCACCACGTCAACGGATGCCAGTTGTTGGCGTGGAAGGTGGTGAACGCCCACCGCACCGACTCCGCCGTCAGCCCCTGCTGGACATGGGGGTTTTCGGTGACGTACAGGTTGTCGTCGTAGTTGACGAAGCCGTGGCGGACGACCGGCGCGTACACGGTGACCGTCACGGCCACCAGCAGCGTCGCCAGCGCCCACTCACGCGTCGGCCGGGTGCTCGGTCGCCACATCGGGGAACATCCGGGAGCGCGCCAGGCCCCACCGGGCCAGGCGGTACGCCAGTCCCACCCCCAGGCAGCCGAACCCGTAGCGGACGCTGCGCCGGAAGTTGATCGAGGAGGCGTCCGTCGCGTAGCGCGTGGGACAGCTGATCTCGGAGATGCGGTAGCCGTACCAGAGGATCTGGGCCAGCATCTGGTTGTCGAAGATGAAGTCGTCGGAGTTTTCCCCGAACGGGATGCGGCGCAGCAGCGCCGCCGAAAAGGCGCGATAGCCCGTGTGGTATTCCGACAGCTTGGCGCCGGTGAGCAGGTTCTCCATCAGGGTCAGGGCCCGGTTGCTGTAGTAGCGCCAGCGCGGCATGCCGCCGGCCAGGGCGTAGCCGCCGAGGATCCGGGAACCCAGCACGCAGTGCGCCAGCCCCGCTTCGATGAGTGCCGCCATGGCCGGGATCAGACGCGGCGTGTACTGGTAGTCGGGGTGGACCATGATGACGATATCCGCCCCCTGGGCCAGGGCCAGCCGGTAGCAGCTCTTCTGGTTGCCGCCGTAGCCGAGGTTGCGGGCATGGGCGTGGACGGTGGTCGCCGGCAGGGACCGGGCGATGGTCAGGGTCTCGTCGCGGCTGGCGTCGTCCACGACGATGACATGGTCCACCACGCCTGTGGCCATGACCTCCTCATGGGTCCGCAGCAGCGTCTGCGCCGCGTTGTACGCCGGCATCACCACCACGACGTTGGGCTTGCTCATCCGAGTGTCTCGCCTCCGCCTTCAGCGCCATTGTACCCCGAGCTTTACCTGGTTCGTCATCGTAATCGTGATCGTAATCGAAGCTCGATTGAGTTCACGATCACGATTACGTATGATGATTTCGAATTACGATTACGCATACGATGGGCTTGGTACTACCAACTCCTATCTCTTCACTGCTCACTGTTCACCCTTCTCACCCCGCCACCCAGATCCACCCCAGCAGGATCCCCAGCGACAGCAGCGTCACCGGCACGCCCACCCGGGCGTGCTCCTTAAAGGTGACGGCGATCCCAAGGTTGCGGGCGCCCTCGATGACGATCAGGTTGGCGATACTGCCGATGGTGATCAGGTTGCCGGCGAAGGTGCTGGACACGGCCAGCGCGTACCACTGCGCCGGCGCCGCCGGATCGAGGAAGCGCGTCAGCAGCATGACGGCAGGCACGTTGCTCACCAGATTGCTCAGCACCGTCGAGACACTCGAAAGCAGCGCCAGGTCGCGCAGGTCGATCCCGGCCGCGGCCAGCGCCGCGATGATCCGCGCCGGCCAGCCGGTGGTCTCGATCCCCTGGATGACGATGAACAACCCGACGAACAGGGTGAGCAGGTGCCAGTCCATGAAGCCGAGCAGGCGGCGGGTGCTCATGCGGCGGCTGCACAGGAGCACGCCCGCCAGGGCGATGGCCGACAGCTCCCGCGGCACCGGCGTGAAGAAGAGCACAATCAGCCCGCCCACCACCAGCAGCCCCTTCGTCGTCTGCCACTGGTTGAATGCCGGCCAGTCGGACGCATCCGCCTCTCCGCACGCCGCTCCCCCGCCCCCGAAGCGATCCCGGTACACCCAGCAGATGAAGCCGAACGCCGCCGCCAGCGCCGCGATGCTCGGCGGCGCGCACCACGCGGCGAAGCGACCGAAGTCCAGCCGCCCCAGCTGGCCGATGAGCATGTTCTGGGGATTGCCGATGATGGTGATCGCCGAGCCGATGTTGGCGGCCGCCGCGAGGCCCAGCAGGAACGGGATCGGATTGAGCCGGCGCCGGCAGACGGTCACCACCAGCACCGGCGTGAACGCCAGGCAGACGATGTCGTTGGTGAGCAGGGCCGACAGCGCGCCGCCGACAACCATCACCAGAGCCAGGAACAGCCGGGGCCGGTCCAGGTAGCGCGAGAGGCGGAGCACCGTCCAGGTGTAGAACCCGCCGAGGCGGAGCTGGCCGGAGACGATCATGAGCGCGTAGAGCAGCAGGATGGTGGGCAGGTCCACCGCCGCCACCGCCTGGGTGATGGTGAGCGCGCCGCTCACCACCATGGCGATGGCGCCGAGTAGCGCGAAGCCGGTCCGGTCCAGCGCCCACGGCGGGATGTGGCCCAACGCCACGCCGGTGTAGGTCACCAGGAAGATGAGCAGAGTCCAGTCGGGGGTCACGGGGCGGCTCCAGCAGACCGGTTTTGCCTATTGTAACGCCGCGGGGTCAGAAGGTGAAACAGGGAGTCAAGGGCAGGGTGAATGAATGAATGAATGAATGGATGAGTCGGTGAATCGGCCAATCGGCGAAACTGCGCGCCGGCATGGCGGCGTAGCGATTGAAAAACCGGCCGGTGGTCCGTACAATGAACGCAACCGGATGAGGATGACACCGTGAACCAGAGCCAGAGCCCCGAGCCGCTCCGCAGTTTCCGCCCCCCGCAGGAGGGCGAGGTCATCGAGTGCCTCGGCCGGCGCTACACGTTGGGCCGCGAGACCGGCCACGGCTACTTCGGCGCCGTCTTCCAGTGCACCGACGAGTGGGGCAACGACCTGGTGGCCAAGGTGCTGCTGCCGCAGGGGCGGACCTACGAGCAGGTCCGGCAGGAGTGGCTCACGGAGTTGCAGAATCTGAAGGCGCTGCGTCACCCCAACATCACCTACGTCTACGACGCCTTTGAGTGCCGCGACACCTTCTACCTGATCATCGAGCGCTGCGCCGCCACGCTCGTGGACCTGATCGGCGCGCCCGATCTCCCCGGCGAGGAGTGGCTCCCCGCGGTGAGCCGCGATCTCCTCCAGGCCATCGACTTCATTCACCAGTCGGGCTACGTCCACAAAGACATCTCGCCCACCAACGTGCTCGTGGTCATGTCCCGGGAGCAGCTTCTGTCCACCCCGCCGGCGACGGTGGTGTTCAAGGTGGGGGATCTCGGGATCAGCCGCCTGGAGAGCGACATCAACCTCTTCAACACGATCCTGGCCAAATGGATGCATCCGCCGGAGTTCCTCGACCCGGAGCAGTTCGGCGCCATCGGCAAGCCGGTGGACATCTACCACGGCGGACTGCTTCTCCTCAGCCTCCTGCTGGGCCGCATTCCCCAGTTCACCCCCGCGGAAATCGCCGCCGGCGAGCCGCGCCGGCTGGCCGAGCGCGTTCCCTCCCGCTACGCCCCCGCCATCGTCCGGGCGCTGCGCCGCCACGTGGCCTTCCGCACCCAGACGGCTATCGACTTCTGGCGGGACCTCAACCAGTCACAGTGAGGAATTCGGAGTGAGGAGACAGGAGTTCCTCCTCTCGTAATTCGTAATCGTGATCGTGCTCGTAATCGAGGCGCGAGACTCGTTTTCGATTTTCGGACATTGGACAGCGGTGGCTCGGGGCTAAGGGATCGTATTGGTTGTTCGTGGCGTTGCCGCTGTAAATTCGTCATCGTGGCCGTGCTCGAAATTTGTAATCCTGATCGTGATCCCCGACCGGCGCAACCGCTACGGACGTACGATCACTCAATCACATCACATGAGGGGCAAAAATCCCGGCCCGTCAGGGCCGGGATCGTGGTGCCCTGCACGATCGAGCTGTCCCCCATCGATTCAAACTTCCAATCGGTTCTGCGGATCGGGAGCATGCGTCTGGTCTGGTGGATTGGGTACGCATCTTCGAGAATCATTGGGTCACATTCGGGCGATCTTTCGATGCGCACAGGTTCGCAGGTTCGGAAGAGTTGATCGTCGCTCATTGTTGGATGATTGTGATCGTTGATGGCTGATCCGTCGCTTGTCTTCCGATACACCCATTCACCATAGCCCCTCTTCAATGACAAATGAGAAATGAAACATGATCAAACAGAGATGACTGCCCCTGTGTGCCCTGCTTGTCTGAGTGGTGACGGAGGCTACGGCGTTTCTTGACTTCCCCCCGGTTTTCCGATAGCTTGGCCGCAGGCCGGTCCGCCTGTCAGCCGGCCCACTCCGCCGCGGGAGCCGCCCATGAGCGCCAACCCATCCGCCCTGCCCTCCGGAGCCCGCGTCATCCGCCTGTGCGCCCTGGAGGGCGGCGGAGCGCCGTCGCCGCGGCCGGGCGACCGCGTCATGGCCTTCCACATCCGCCGCTGGGCCCGCGACCGCTACGGCGTGGCCGACCACCTCTACACCCTCACCGGCAACGTGGTGTTTACGGACTTCCACGCCGTCCGGCTGCTGGCGCAGGCGATGAACGCGCACCGCGACCTGACCGGCTTCCCCGAACGGGCGGTGCGCGCCGGCCACCTCAACGCCATGGGGCTCATCGACGAGATCCTGCACCACGTGGCCGCCCAATACCGCGCGCAGTGCAACGCCCGCGCCTTCGCCGACGCGCTGGCCCGCCTCGACACCGCGCTGGGGCGCGAGGCGGTGGACACCGTGCTGCGGCGCTTCACCGAGCTCTTCCCGCCGCCCGCCGTCTATCGCGGCGAAATTGAGGCGGAGGCCTATCTGGCCGGCGCCACCGCGGGCGTCTCCCACCGGGAAACGGCCCTGGAGGAAGTGCTGCTCCTGTGGCTGGCCAACGCCAACCCGGCCTTCACCCCGTTCAACGAACTGTTCAACGATGCGGAGCTGGCACTCGCGACCCCCTACCCGCGGGTCATCGAGGCGCTGGCCGACTACTTCGCCGAACAGCCGGTGTTCGGACCGGACCACCAGTCGCTGGTGGTCATGCTCCGCAGCCCGGCGCTGGCGGTCCCGTACGACCTGCTGGGCCAGCTCGACTGGATCCGCGAACGGTGGGGCTTGCTCTTGCACGACTACCTGCTCCGGCTGCTGAGCGGCCTGGACCTGGTGCGGGAGGAGGCGCGCGCCGGCGGTGGCGGCGCCGGACCGGCCCAGGTGCTGCGGTTCGACGCGGCCGGCGGCTGGGCGGGCGCCGAGCCGGAGCCTGAGCGCTTCACGCCGGACCGCGACTGGATGCCCCGGCTGGTGCTCATCGCCAAGAGCACCTACGTCTGGCTCGACCAGCTGTCGCGCCGGTATCGGCGGCCCATCCGCACGCTGGACGCGATCCCCGACGAGGAGCTGGACCGCCTGGCCCGCTGGGGCTTCACCGGCCTGTGGCTCATCGGCGTGTGGGAACGGAGCCGCGCCTCGCGGCAGATCAAGCAGATGTGCGGCAACCCCGAGGCGCTGGCCTCGGCCTACTCGCTCGCCGGCTACGCCATCGCCGAGGATCTCGGCGGCGAGGCAGCGCTCGACAACCTCCGCCACCGCGCCTGGAGCCGGGGCATCCGCCTGGCGGCCGACATGGTCCCCAATCACATGGGCATCGACGCGCCGTGGGTCCGCGAGCACCCCGACTGGTTCATCCAGCTGGACCACAGCCCCTTCCCCGTCTACTCGTACAACGGGCCGAACCTGTCGGGCGACGACCGCCACGGGATTTTCGTTGAGGACCATTATTTCCAGCGCACCGACGCCGCGGTCACCTTTAAGTGGACGGACTTCCACACCGGCGACACCCGCTACATCTACCACGGCAACGACGGCACCAACATGCCGTGGAACGACACCGCCCAGCTCAACTACCTGCTCCCCGAGGTGCGCGAAGCGGCGATCCAGGCCATTCTGAGCGTGGCACGGCGCTTCCCGGTGATCCGCTTCGACGCGGCCATGACCCTGACCAAGCGCCACTTCCACCGCCTCTGGTATCCGGAGCCGGGCGCCGGCGGCGACATCCCGTCGCGGGCCGGGCGCGGCCTGACCAAGGCCGACTTCGACCGCGCCATGCCCAACGAGTTCTGGCGCGAGGTGGTGGACCGCCTGGCCGCCGAGGCCCCCGACACCCTGCTCCTGGCCGAGGCGTTCTGGCTCATGGAGGGCTACTTCGTGCGCACCCTGGGGATGCACCGGGTGTACAACAGCGCCTTCATGAACTTCCTCAAGAACGAGGACAACGACAAGTTACGGCTCTCGGTGCGCAACGTCCTGGAGTTCAACCCGGAGATCCTCAAGCGGTTTGTCAACTTTCTGAGCAACCCCGACGAGGAGACCGCGGTGGCCCAGTTCGGCAAGGGGGACAAGTACCTGGGCGTCACCCTGCTCATGGTCACCATGCCGGGGCTGCCCATGTTCGGACACGGCCAGATCGAGGGCTTCAGCGAAAAGTACGGCATGGAGTACCCGCGGGCCTACTGGGACGAGCACCCCGACGAGGGCCTGGTCCAGGCACACGAGCGCTTGATCTTCCCCCTGATGCGCCGGCGCCACGTCTTCGCCGAAGTGCGGCACTTCCTCCTTTATGACCTGTACACCACGGTCGGCGCCGTGGACGAAAACGTGATCGCCTTCAGCAACCGCCACGGCGACGAGCGCGCGCTGGTGGTGTTCCACAACAAGTACGCCGCCACCGCCGGCTGGATCCGCGAGTCGGCCGCCTACCTCGACGGCGCCGCCGGCGAGGCGGAGCGCCGGCTGGTCCGCAGGTCCCTCGGCGACGGTCTGGGCCTGGCCGACAGCGACCGCCACTTCGCGATCTTCCGCGACCACGTCACCGGCCTCGAGTACATCCGCTGCAGCCGCGACATCCACCGGCAGGGACTGTTCGTGGATTTGCACGCCTACCAGTATCAGGTCTTCCTCGACTTCCGCGAGGTGGACGACTCGGCGCACGGCCACTACGCCCGCCTGGCCGCCTTCCTCGACGGGCGCGGCGTACCCAGCATCGACGCGGCGCTGCAGGAGCTGTTCCTCCAGCCCATCCAGCAGGCGTTCGAACGGCTGCTCGAGCCGGGGCGCCTGCGCGCCTGCCTGCCGGACGCGCCGGCCGGGGCCTGGGCGGCCGGCGACGCGACGCTCGATGCCTTCGCGGCCGATGCCGCCGCGCTGTTGGCGGAGATCCGCGCCTTCAAACGCGGCGCGGGCGATCCGGCCGCGGCCGCCGCGGCGGTGCGCGCCGATCTGGCCGCGGCGTTCAGCCTGCCCGAGCGCCTCGCCCGTTTCGTCCGGCTGGACGACTCGGCGGTGGCCGGCGGCGCCCGCCACCTGCAGGCGGCCTGCGAAGCGGCGTGGACGACCGGCCTCGACCTGGTGCTCTGGAGCGTGCTCCGCCGCCTCGGCGACGCGCTGGGCGCCCACGATCCCGAGCTCAGCCGCAGCCTGCTCCACGAGCTGCGGTTCGCCCGGCTGGTCCAACGCGCCGGCGAGGCGCTCGGATTGTCCGAGGAGGATGTCCGGCGGCGCCTGGCCCTGGTGCGGATTCTGCTCAGCCACGCCGGCTGGATGGAGCGCGCCGCCACGGCTGCCCCCGGCGCCGGCCTCCCCCTGGCCGAGCTCGTGGCCGACCCGGACCTGCCCGCATTCATCCAGGTGAACCGCTGGCAGGACGTCCTCTGGTTCAACCGAGAATGTTTCGAAGAGCTGGCGGACCACCTGCTGGCGGTCGCCGTGACCGCCGCCACGGCCCGGTCCGGTGAACCGGCCGCCACCGCTGACGCGCTGGGCCGTTACTGGCCTGTCCGGCAGCGGCTCCAGGGGGCCATCGAGAGGTCGGGGTACCAGCTCCAGCACCTGCTGGATCTCACCGCCGGCCCCGGCGCCGACCCGGCGACGAGCTTCGGCGCCGCGACCGAATGAGCCGCCGGCTGGACCATCCGGCGACCGGTCGCCCATTTTCCTTTCGAGGAACACCATCATGGAATGCCAAAAAGCCCGCAACCTGCCGCGCTGCAACTGCACCTACGACCCGTGCTCCCGCAAGGGGCTGTGCTGCGACTGCCTGGCGTACCACCTGCGGAACCGCGAGCT comes from Acidobacteriota bacterium and encodes:
- a CDS encoding protein kinase, encoding MNQSQSPEPLRSFRPPQEGEVIECLGRRYTLGRETGHGYFGAVFQCTDEWGNDLVAKVLLPQGRTYEQVRQEWLTELQNLKALRHPNITYVYDAFECRDTFYLIIERCAATLVDLIGAPDLPGEEWLPAVSRDLLQAIDFIHQSGYVHKDISPTNVLVVMSREQLLSTPPATVVFKVGDLGISRLESDINLFNTILAKWMHPPEFLDPEQFGAIGKPVDIYHGGLLLLSLLLGRIPQFTPAEIAAGEPRRLAERVPSRYAPAIVRALRRHVAFRTQTAIDFWRDLNQSQ
- a CDS encoding glycosyltransferase family 2 protein produces the protein MSKPNVVVVMPAYNAAQTLLRTHEEVMATGVVDHVIVVDDASRDETLTIARSLPATTVHAHARNLGYGGNQKSCYRLALAQGADIVIMVHPDYQYTPRLIPAMAALIEAGLAHCVLGSRILGGYALAGGMPRWRYYSNRALTLMENLLTGAKLSEYHTGYRAFSAALLRRIPFGENSDDFIFDNQMLAQILWYGYRISEISCPTRYATDASSINFRRSVRYGFGCLGVGLAYRLARWGLARSRMFPDVATEHPADA
- a CDS encoding alpha-amylase, translated to MSANPSALPSGARVIRLCALEGGGAPSPRPGDRVMAFHIRRWARDRYGVADHLYTLTGNVVFTDFHAVRLLAQAMNAHRDLTGFPERAVRAGHLNAMGLIDEILHHVAAQYRAQCNARAFADALARLDTALGREAVDTVLRRFTELFPPPAVYRGEIEAEAYLAGATAGVSHRETALEEVLLLWLANANPAFTPFNELFNDAELALATPYPRVIEALADYFAEQPVFGPDHQSLVVMLRSPALAVPYDLLGQLDWIRERWGLLLHDYLLRLLSGLDLVREEARAGGGGAGPAQVLRFDAAGGWAGAEPEPERFTPDRDWMPRLVLIAKSTYVWLDQLSRRYRRPIRTLDAIPDEELDRLARWGFTGLWLIGVWERSRASRQIKQMCGNPEALASAYSLAGYAIAEDLGGEAALDNLRHRAWSRGIRLAADMVPNHMGIDAPWVREHPDWFIQLDHSPFPVYSYNGPNLSGDDRHGIFVEDHYFQRTDAAVTFKWTDFHTGDTRYIYHGNDGTNMPWNDTAQLNYLLPEVREAAIQAILSVARRFPVIRFDAAMTLTKRHFHRLWYPEPGAGGDIPSRAGRGLTKADFDRAMPNEFWREVVDRLAAEAPDTLLLAEAFWLMEGYFVRTLGMHRVYNSAFMNFLKNEDNDKLRLSVRNVLEFNPEILKRFVNFLSNPDEETAVAQFGKGDKYLGVTLLMVTMPGLPMFGHGQIEGFSEKYGMEYPRAYWDEHPDEGLVQAHERLIFPLMRRRHVFAEVRHFLLYDLYTTVGAVDENVIAFSNRHGDERALVVFHNKYAATAGWIRESAAYLDGAAGEAERRLVRRSLGDGLGLADSDRHFAIFRDHVTGLEYIRCSRDIHRQGLFVDLHAYQYQVFLDFREVDDSAHGHYARLAAFLDGRGVPSIDAALQELFLQPIQQAFERLLEPGRLRACLPDAPAGAWAAGDATLDAFAADAAALLAEIRAFKRGAGDPAAAAAAVRADLAAAFSLPERLARFVRLDDSAVAGGARHLQAACEAAWTTGLDLVLWSVLRRLGDALGAHDPELSRSLLHELRFARLVQRAGEALGLSEEDVRRRLALVRILLSHAGWMERAATAAPGAGLPLAELVADPDLPAFIQVNRWQDVLWFNRECFEELADHLLAVAVTAATARSGEPAATADALGRYWPVRQRLQGAIERSGYQLQHLLDLTAGPGADPATSFGAATE
- a CDS encoding anion transporter, coding for MTPDWTLLIFLVTYTGVALGHIPPWALDRTGFALLGAIAMVVSGALTITQAVAAVDLPTILLLYALMIVSGQLRLGGFYTWTVLRLSRYLDRPRLFLALVMVVGGALSALLTNDIVCLAFTPVLVVTVCRRRLNPIPFLLGLAAAANIGSAITIIGNPQNMLIGQLGRLDFGRFAAWCAPPSIAALAAAFGFICWVYRDRFGGGGAACGEADASDWPAFNQWQTTKGLLVVGGLIVLFFTPVPRELSAIALAGVLLCSRRMSTRRLLGFMDWHLLTLFVGLFIVIQGIETTGWPARIIAALAAAGIDLRDLALLSSVSTVLSNLVSNVPAVMLLTRFLDPAAPAQWYALAVSSTFAGNLITIGSIANLIVIEGARNLGIAVTFKEHARVGVPVTLLSLGILLGWIWVAG
- a CDS encoding cytosolic protein, coding for MECQKARNLPRCNCTYDPCSRKGLCCDCLAYHLRNRELPGCCFPPAAEKTYDRSFEHFARLVDTRKV